The segment TCGAATCGTTAAAAGATATTATCGCCTGCCCCAAATGTCATTCCAAGCTGATCCATGATGATAGCCGTCTGGTTTGTCGGAATGAGTCATGCAGGTTGGCGTTCGAAATTCTGGAAGATATTCCCGTCATGCTGGTAGAT is part of the Polystyrenella longa genome and harbors:
- a CDS encoding Trm112 family protein, which produces MAFQFESLKDIIACPKCHSKLIHDDSRLVCRNESCRLAFEILEDIPVMLVDEARELETEEWQTVMAKLDQK